A genomic window from Pecten maximus chromosome 6, xPecMax1.1, whole genome shotgun sequence includes:
- the LOC117329740 gene encoding 60S ribosomal protein L9-like — MKIVQSNQLVKIPLELTGSVKSRKVTITGPRGTLTRSFRHLAVDISMIGKNTIKVEKWYGKHKELAAVRTVCSHIENMMKGVTKGYLYKMRSVYAHFPINIAILDGGNSVEVRNFLGEKYTRKVNMLPGVSFSTSPSMKDEFYIQGNDIELVSRSAALVQQSTTVKDKDIRKFLDGIYVSEKTNVVTE; from the exons ATGAAGATCGTGCAGAGTAACCAGCTTGTGAAGATCCCACTGGAGC TCACTGGCTCCGTGAAATCCCGCAAGGTAACTATTACTGGGCCGAGGGGCACTCTCACAAGAAGCTTCCGTCATTTGGCAGTTGACATCAGTATGATCGGAAAGAACACCATCAAAGTTGAGAAGTGGTACGGCAAGCACAAGGAACTGGCTGCTGTCAGGACCGTGTGCAGTCATATTGAGAACATGATGAAAGGGGTCACCAAG GGTTACCTGTATAAAATGAGATCAGTATATGCTCATTTCCCAATCAACATTGCCATCCTTGATGGTGGAAATTCCGTGGAGGTTAGGAACTTCCTTGGTGAGAAGTACACCCGTAAAGTTAACATGTTGCCAGGAGTGTCATTCTCCACCTCCCCCTCTATGAAGGACGAGTTCTACATCCAGGGAAATGACATTGAGCTGGTGTCCAGATCGG CTGCCTTGGTGCAACAGTCCACTACAGTAAAGGACAAAGACATCAGGAAGTTCTTGGACGGAATCTACGTTTCTGAGAAGACCAATGTGGTCACAGAATAA